The genomic segment ACCACAACGCGAACCAACAGAGCCAGGAGGCCAGCACAAACACCGGCGGAAACCAAACGGCGAGTGGTGAGGTTGGCGATGGCCTTGAGGTCTTCCCGCTTGTTCACAAGCATGATTGCGAAGAGGATCAGCACGTTGATCGCTCCGACGTAGACCAGGATCTGAGCTGCGGCCACAAAGCTCGCGTTCAGCAGGAGGTAAAGGCCTGCAACGGCCGTGAACACTCCGCCGAGCAGGAAAGCGGAATAGACGATGTTGCCGAGCAGCACCACACCGAGGGCTCCAACAACGACAACCGCAGAGAGCACCAGAAAGCAGATGAGCTCAGTCGTTCCAGCGATGGTCATCCGTCGGCCTCCTCCGTTGCTTCGGCTGATTGTCCTTCATCCGACGCACCAGATGGTTTGGGTGGTTCCAGAGTCTCAAGCACCTGCGCCGGCAGTTTGCCGGCCCGGGGGCGATCAGGATCCACACCATGGGGAGACATTTCCCCTGCCGGCAGGTAAGCCAGTTCTCTGAGGGGGCGTATCGATGGATCGGTGGTGACGCTGGTGGGAAGGCGGCCGAGCGCGACGTTGTCGTAATTCAGGCTGTGGCGGTCAAAGGCAGCCAACTCGTATTCCTCGGTCATCGAGAGGCAGTTTGTCGGGCAGTACTCCACACAATTTCCGCAGAAGATGCAGACGCCGAAATCGATCGAATAGTTCCGCAGCTCCTTTTTCTTCGTGGCCTTGTTCATCACCCAATCCACCACCGGGAGATTGATTGGGCAAACACGAACGCACACTTCACAGGCGATGCACTTATCGAATTCGTAGTGAATTCTTCCGCGATAGCGCTCGGAAGGGATGAGCTTCTCGTAGGGATATTGCACCGTGACAGGACGGCGCTTCATGTGATCGAAGGTGA from the Synechococcus sp. KORDI-100 genome contains:
- a CDS encoding NADH-quinone oxidoreductase subunit J, whose amino-acid sequence is MTIAGTTELICFLVLSAVVVVGALGVVLLGNIVYSAFLLGGVFTAVAGLYLLLNASFVAAAQILVYVGAINVLILFAIMLVNKREDLKAIANLTTRRLVSAGVCAGLLALLVRVVVTTPWALPGPPAVGEEATARIGEHLFTDYLLPFEVASVLLLMAMIGAIVLARRDVLATDVATGEAADQGLIEKAQTPLLLERRPS
- the ndhI gene encoding NAD(P)H-quinone oxidoreductase subunit I, with amino-acid sequence MFGFLRQVGDYTRDAVDAARNLAQGFSVTFDHMKRRPVTVQYPYEKLIPSERYRGRIHYEFDKCIACEVCVRVCPINLPVVDWVMNKATKKKELRNYSIDFGVCIFCGNCVEYCPTNCLSMTEEYELAAFDRHSLNYDNVALGRLPTSVTTDPSIRPLRELAYLPAGEMSPHGVDPDRPRAGKLPAQVLETLEPPKPSGASDEGQSAEATEEADG